In Jeotgalibaca arthritidis, a single genomic region encodes these proteins:
- a CDS encoding phosphohexomutase domain-containing protein, with amino-acid sequence MSVDKDLLALQNGSDIRGIAISTEKHQANLTKERARQIGYAFVKWLESRTGHSDSLTIAIGQDSRLSGDELKEGLIEGMQSEGLHIIDCGLATTPAMFMATLYDEFKVDGAIMITASHLPFEYNGLKFFTTTGGAEHEDIEAILALAADYSEEQTAGQLATVSHQDLLSVYAKDLVEKIRKGIMQSENPDKPLTGRHIVVDAGNGAGGFFVEQVLNVLGADTSGSQFLDPDGRFPNHESNPDNKEAMNSLKEAVLKSNADLGIIFDTDVDRSALVDSNGQALNRNNLIALISAVLLKEQAGATIVTNSATSKHLGQFLADRGGKHDLYLTGYRNVINRAIALDKAGDNAVLAIETSGHAAMKENYFLDDGAYLVAKLLMADAALLAEGKSLSDLIIDLKQAVETTEYRFVIEKGPIVENGNRIISDFKDFLRGKDDIELIEDHLEGVRANFSGKYGEGWFILRLSLHEPLLVWTMESDERGKLPTLIEDLVPFFSQQDELDKNIIIK; translated from the coding sequence TTTACAAAATGGATCAGATATTCGAGGGATTGCGATTAGTACGGAGAAACATCAGGCTAATCTAACAAAAGAACGGGCGCGCCAGATTGGTTATGCCTTTGTAAAATGGTTAGAGAGTCGAACGGGTCACTCTGATTCGTTAACGATTGCGATTGGTCAGGACAGCCGTTTATCAGGCGATGAGCTGAAAGAGGGCCTCATCGAGGGCATGCAGTCAGAAGGCTTGCATATTATTGATTGCGGTTTAGCGACGACGCCGGCTATGTTTATGGCAACTCTCTATGATGAGTTTAAAGTTGATGGCGCGATTATGATTACAGCCAGCCATTTACCGTTTGAATATAATGGATTGAAGTTCTTTACAACAACAGGCGGGGCGGAGCATGAGGATATCGAAGCGATTTTAGCTTTGGCGGCTGACTATTCAGAGGAACAAACAGCTGGGCAACTTGCGACAGTTAGTCATCAAGACCTCTTGTCTGTTTATGCCAAAGACTTAGTGGAGAAAATCCGCAAGGGTATTATGCAGTCTGAAAATCCAGACAAACCATTAACTGGTCGCCACATTGTTGTGGATGCTGGGAATGGGGCAGGCGGCTTTTTCGTTGAGCAAGTTCTGAATGTTCTAGGAGCCGACACAAGCGGCAGTCAATTTTTAGATCCAGATGGTCGCTTCCCTAATCATGAATCTAATCCAGATAATAAGGAAGCCATGAATAGCTTAAAAGAAGCTGTTTTGAAATCGAATGCCGACTTGGGTATTATTTTTGATACTGACGTTGACCGTTCAGCGCTCGTTGATTCTAACGGCCAAGCGCTTAACCGTAACAATCTAATTGCCTTAATTTCAGCTGTTTTATTAAAGGAACAAGCTGGTGCAACGATTGTAACAAACTCGGCGACATCCAAACATCTAGGACAGTTCTTAGCTGACCGCGGTGGTAAACACGACCTTTATTTGACGGGTTACCGCAATGTGATTAACCGTGCTATTGCACTGGATAAAGCTGGCGATAATGCTGTTTTAGCGATTGAAACGAGTGGACATGCTGCTATGAAAGAAAACTATTTCTTAGATGATGGTGCTTATTTAGTTGCGAAGCTACTGATGGCGGACGCGGCATTGTTGGCAGAAGGCAAATCACTAAGCGATTTGATTATTGATTTGAAACAAGCGGTTGAAACAACTGAGTACCGCTTTGTCATTGAGAAGGGTCCGATTGTTGAAAACGGGAACCGGATTATTAGCGACTTTAAGGACTTTTTAAGAGGAAAAGATGATATTGAATTAATTGAAGATCATCTTGAAGGTGTTCGTGCTAACTTCAGTGGAAAATATGGTGAAGGCTGGTTTATTCTGCGTTTGAGTTTACATGAACCATTATTGGTTTGGACGATGGAGAGCGATGAAAGAGGGAAGCTACCTACTTTAATTGAAGATTTAGTGCCGTTCTTTAGCCAGCAAGATGAACTTGATAAAAACATTATTATTAAATAA
- a CDS encoding aldo/keto reductase, protein MTVSTITLHNGLAIPQVGLGLFLMQDESETAWAVKQAIQVGYRHFDTAAAYGNEAVLGQTLKDCDVCREDLFLTSKVWNNMQGYEKTKQAFQESIDKLQTDYLDLYLIHWYGLDVKGTWQALEELYQAGKIKAIGVSNFTIEHLESMKEYATIKPMINQVETHPYFPQDELREYMAKEGIAHQAWGPLSQGKSDLLLHPVLKEIGDRYGKTPAQVVLRWHIDRQTVIIPKSVNPGRIAENINLFDFALTEEDMAKIADMNVETRFGRQPNDHDFIEKTSK, encoded by the coding sequence ATGACAGTGTCAACAATTACGTTACATAACGGCCTAGCTATCCCACAAGTCGGATTAGGCCTGTTTTTAATGCAAGATGAAAGTGAAACGGCTTGGGCAGTAAAACAAGCCATCCAAGTTGGCTACCGTCATTTTGACACGGCAGCGGCTTATGGCAATGAAGCAGTGTTAGGTCAAACTTTGAAAGACTGCGATGTGTGCCGTGAAGACTTATTTTTAACATCAAAAGTTTGGAACAATATGCAAGGCTATGAAAAAACCAAACAAGCTTTCCAAGAAAGTATTGATAAGCTTCAAACGGATTATTTGGATTTATATTTAATTCATTGGTACGGTTTGGATGTGAAGGGAACTTGGCAAGCTTTAGAAGAATTGTATCAAGCTGGCAAAATTAAGGCGATTGGTGTGTCTAACTTTACTATTGAGCATTTGGAATCAATGAAAGAGTACGCGACCATCAAACCGATGATTAACCAAGTCGAAACCCACCCTTACTTCCCGCAAGATGAGTTGCGTGAGTATATGGCAAAAGAAGGCATCGCTCACCAAGCATGGGGACCACTAAGCCAAGGCAAGAGTGACTTGCTGTTGCATCCTGTATTAAAAGAAATCGGTGATCGCTATGGCAAAACACCTGCACAAGTTGTGTTACGCTGGCACATTGATCGCCAAACAGTCATTATTCCTAAGTCTGTGAATCCTGGACGTATTGCGGAAAATATTAATTTATTTGATTTTGCGCTAACAGAAGAGGATATGGCGAAAATTGCTGACATGAATGTGGAAACTCGTTTTGGTCGCCAACCAAATGACCATGACTTTATTGAAAAGACATCTAAATAA
- a CDS encoding hemolysin family protein: MSITSGLILFFVILFIASFFVMSEYVLVRIRPSRLDFLINNGNKQAQILKNMTVKLDTYLSATQLGVTITSLGLGWLGDPTFKRIFDHLLENFTLPRQVSTFLSFVISFVILTAIQVIIGELVPKNIAITKTEQLGLKLARPLNSWYKVMYPLIFILNKTANGISKGLGFQTFSESDDNVSEEELRMIMSESLKSGEINHEEYQYVENVFDFDERMAREIMVPRTEMAVLWAEDSLEDIAATVQKERYTRYPVVEGDKDNILGTINAKEIFAAYIEAVQTGTTEQFDIHEYVRPAITVFETLPIKELLVKMQKERNQLAILIDEYGGTSGLISIEDIVEEIVGDISDDFETEVRPEFIQLAENHYRISARMLIDEVNEVFGLAIEEDNVDTIGGWILNEKYDIQVGQDIHYKGILFKVIQKEKNSIELIDVFINHKAAIEDDAE, encoded by the coding sequence ATGTCAATAACAAGTGGATTAATTTTGTTTTTTGTTATTTTATTTATCGCATCATTTTTCGTAATGTCCGAGTACGTCTTAGTAAGAATTCGTCCGTCACGTCTCGACTTTTTAATTAATAATGGAAACAAACAAGCTCAAATCTTAAAAAATATGACCGTTAAACTCGACACTTATTTATCTGCCACCCAACTCGGTGTAACGATTACATCATTAGGTCTTGGTTGGTTGGGTGATCCAACCTTTAAACGGATTTTTGATCACTTACTAGAAAATTTTACCCTGCCACGTCAAGTATCAACGTTTTTGTCATTTGTCATTTCCTTCGTGATTTTGACGGCTATTCAAGTTATTATCGGTGAACTAGTTCCAAAAAACATTGCCATTACAAAAACCGAACAACTTGGGCTAAAACTAGCACGACCATTAAATAGTTGGTACAAAGTGATGTATCCCTTAATTTTCATTTTAAATAAAACGGCCAATGGTATTTCAAAAGGACTTGGTTTCCAAACGTTCTCAGAATCTGATGATAATGTTTCCGAAGAGGAGCTACGTATGATTATGAGTGAAAGTTTGAAGAGTGGCGAAATTAACCATGAAGAATACCAATATGTTGAAAATGTGTTTGACTTTGATGAACGAATGGCTCGTGAAATTATGGTACCACGTACAGAAATGGCTGTATTGTGGGCTGAAGATTCCTTAGAAGATATTGCAGCAACTGTTCAAAAAGAGCGCTATACCCGTTATCCCGTTGTTGAAGGCGACAAGGATAACATATTAGGAACTATTAATGCTAAGGAAATTTTCGCTGCTTATATTGAAGCCGTTCAAACTGGCACGACTGAACAGTTTGATATCCACGAATATGTCCGTCCTGCCATTACCGTTTTTGAAACACTGCCCATTAAGGAATTGTTAGTGAAGATGCAAAAAGAACGTAATCAATTAGCTATTTTAATTGATGAGTATGGTGGGACGAGTGGCTTAATCTCGATTGAAGATATTGTCGAAGAAATTGTTGGCGACATTTCAGATGACTTCGAAACAGAGGTAAGGCCTGAATTTATCCAACTCGCTGAAAACCATTATCGTATTAGTGCTCGTATGCTGATTGACGAAGTAAATGAAGTCTTTGGCTTAGCGATTGAAGAAGATAACGTCGATACAATTGGCGGCTGGATTCTCAATGAAAAATACGACATTCAAGTCGGTCAAGATATTCACTACAAAGGGATTTTATTTAAGGTCATTCAAAAAGAGAAGAATTCAATTGAATTAATTGATGTCTTCATCAATCACAAAGCTGCTATCGAAGACGACGCAGAATAA
- a CDS encoding PBP1A family penicillin-binding protein — MTMMKNEWKEKIKKWLSQVYTKLKNFWRRYRINKLVVLVSLIGVLIGSSYLVYLAKTADVENLRAGLEQTTVVYDRYGQEAGELYSQKGTFTTLQDISPYIQDAVISTEDKRFYTHKGVDPIGIARAAVGIVLNRGAITGGGSTITQQLAKNAYLTLDQTLIRKAKELFLAFEIEKKYEKEEILEMYLNNSYFGNGVWGVEDASQKYFGKSASEVTLSEAAVLTAMLKGPSLYNPIDDYEASINRRDTVLQLMADNGFTDQATADAAMAEGIYLYDNYASYSSYNYPYYFDAVIEEAVYTYGIDEEDLLNRGYKIYTGLDQDYQYQMDQTYDYAYFIDGADGTLMQSASVAIEPSTGDVLAMVGGRGEHTFRGFNRATQMSVPPASTIKPLSIYTPALEAGYDVDSMIMDDDTLTYGPTDYALKNYDRYSEYAEIPMYRAIVESKNTTAVYLLDKMGIDKAVNKLAQFGIHVREEDKIYGDIALGDMDGVSPLQMASAYSTFANDGLRADPRIITKIVDATGAVVVDNTAVQTTRVVSSEIANKMTSILLGVYAPGGTGYGAQPYNGMQVAGKTGTSEAIGEDGPYDRTKWMIAYTPDITVATWIGFDETTEENNLSDIGMMFYNLFSNEMGNLLNVSPSTTFAVGTVDEELGNQTPESSWVDRVDGFIDQFTEFGGKVEEKSKEWFNRAVDFFR, encoded by the coding sequence ATGACGATGATGAAAAATGAATGGAAAGAAAAAATAAAAAAATGGCTGTCGCAAGTGTATACCAAATTGAAAAACTTTTGGCGACGCTATCGCATTAATAAGTTAGTGGTACTTGTCTCCTTAATAGGCGTTTTAATAGGGAGCAGTTATTTGGTTTATTTAGCCAAAACTGCTGATGTGGAAAACTTAAGGGCAGGTTTAGAACAAACGACTGTTGTCTACGACCGTTACGGCCAAGAAGCAGGGGAACTTTATTCTCAAAAAGGCACGTTTACTACCTTACAGGACATATCACCTTATATTCAGGATGCCGTTATTTCAACAGAGGATAAACGGTTTTACACCCATAAAGGGGTCGATCCGATTGGGATTGCTCGTGCCGCAGTTGGCATTGTCTTAAACCGAGGAGCGATTACAGGTGGTGGCTCAACTATTACCCAGCAGCTAGCGAAAAATGCTTATTTAACCTTGGATCAGACACTAATTCGAAAGGCAAAAGAGTTATTCTTAGCCTTTGAAATTGAGAAAAAGTATGAAAAAGAAGAAATTTTAGAGATGTATCTGAATAATTCCTACTTCGGAAATGGGGTATGGGGTGTTGAAGATGCGTCGCAAAAATACTTTGGTAAGTCAGCTTCAGAGGTCACTCTTTCAGAAGCGGCTGTTTTAACCGCTATGTTAAAAGGCCCGAGCTTGTATAATCCAATTGATGATTATGAAGCGAGCATTAACCGCCGTGATACAGTTTTACAATTGATGGCTGATAATGGCTTTACTGATCAAGCAACAGCGGATGCGGCTATGGCGGAAGGTATCTATCTTTATGATAACTATGCCTCATACTCTAGCTATAATTATCCTTATTATTTTGATGCGGTTATTGAAGAAGCAGTTTACACTTACGGTATTGATGAGGAAGATTTATTGAATCGTGGCTATAAGATTTACACAGGTTTAGACCAAGACTACCAATACCAAATGGACCAAACCTATGATTATGCTTATTTTATTGACGGTGCGGATGGTACGCTGATGCAAAGTGCGTCAGTTGCTATTGAGCCGTCAACTGGTGACGTGTTAGCAATGGTAGGTGGGCGCGGTGAGCACACGTTCCGTGGATTTAACCGTGCCACTCAAATGAGTGTGCCACCGGCTTCGACGATTAAACCATTGTCCATTTATACACCTGCATTAGAAGCAGGATATGATGTGGACAGTATGATTATGGATGATGACACGTTGACATATGGGCCAACTGATTATGCGCTTAAGAATTATGATCGTTACAGTGAGTATGCAGAAATTCCCATGTACCGAGCGATTGTAGAAAGTAAAAATACAACGGCAGTATATTTGCTCGATAAAATGGGCATTGACAAGGCCGTTAATAAATTGGCTCAGTTTGGGATTCATGTTCGTGAAGAAGATAAAATTTACGGTGATATTGCCCTTGGGGATATGGATGGGGTGTCGCCCCTTCAAATGGCGAGTGCGTATTCAACATTTGCTAATGATGGTTTGCGAGCAGATCCACGTATTATTACGAAAATTGTGGATGCGACTGGTGCAGTGGTGGTCGACAATACGGCTGTTCAAACAACGCGTGTGGTATCTTCGGAAATCGCTAATAAAATGACGTCGATTTTACTTGGTGTTTATGCGCCGGGTGGAACGGGTTATGGCGCGCAACCTTATAATGGCATGCAAGTCGCTGGTAAAACGGGGACGTCTGAGGCTATTGGAGAAGATGGGCCTTACGATCGGACGAAATGGATGATTGCTTACACGCCAGATATTACGGTGGCAACATGGATTGGTTTTGACGAAACAACCGAAGAAAATAACTTGAGCGACATTGGAATGATGTTCTATAACTTATTTAGTAATGAGATGGGGAATTTACTTAATGTAAGCCCAAGTACGACCTTCGCAGTTGGAACTGTTGATGAGGAATTGGGTAATCAAACCCCAGAAAGCAGTTGGGTTGATCGAGTGGATGGCTTCATTGATCAGTTTACGGAGTTTGGTGGAAAAGTAGAGGAAAAATCTAAGGAATGGTTTAACAGAGCGGTTGATTTCTTCCGCTAA
- a CDS encoding YlbF family regulator: MKNIYDIAYELESALREQPAFAELTESYKAVTKDEEAAQLFADFTRVQQEIQMKQMSGEGLTDEFIQEAQDIAGRASTNELIKGMMTAEQQLSVVIEDINKIIVRPLQDMYAENAPQNEA, translated from the coding sequence ATGAAAAATATTTATGATATCGCCTACGAATTAGAAAGCGCATTGCGTGAACAACCTGCATTTGCTGAACTCACAGAGTCATACAAAGCAGTTACTAAAGATGAGGAAGCAGCACAATTATTTGCAGACTTCACTCGTGTTCAACAAGAAATCCAAATGAAACAAATGAGCGGTGAAGGACTAACTGATGAGTTTATTCAAGAAGCACAAGACATTGCTGGTCGTGCATCAACCAATGAATTGATCAAAGGCATGATGACTGCAGAACAACAATTGAGCGTTGTTATCGAAGATATCAACAAAATTATTGTTCGCCCATTGCAAGACATGTATGCAGAAAATGCACCACAAAACGAAGCATAA
- a CDS encoding metallophosphoesterase family protein, translating to MIRFIHAADLHLDSPFKGLKKMHPSLFDAIHQSTFASFKKIVTTAIEKKTDFVLLCGDIYDGENQSVKAQSFFREQMKRLQAAHIPVYLLHGNHDFMGRDSLRIQMPDNVSIFKTEVETQLLTTASQERVAISGFSYPSRWVKERMINHYPSRKRAVDYHIGMLHGFFEGSASKEDVYAPFSMADLLERSYDYWALGHIHKREVLNQQPIVAYSGNTQGRNPNESGDKGVYLVELEKGSEPTMTFIETAPIVWKEQQLSLKGLSSLQSVYAEIEGCLERASEAKKTVLLSIRFDDYDCLSKDVLERIKEGDLLEGFNQQQSDKGIYLYHLSLNPLKEQFLFRYDEAMQASFEKSGHAFREKDYLQTILQDLFKHPSMRGRFSELEQDEELAETIIQSARNLLFEDIAFEEGDETS from the coding sequence ATGATTCGTTTTATCCATGCAGCTGACCTGCACTTGGACAGTCCCTTTAAAGGACTGAAAAAAATGCATCCTTCTTTATTTGACGCTATTCATCAATCAACATTTGCGTCTTTTAAAAAAATTGTCACAACAGCTATCGAAAAAAAAACGGATTTCGTCTTACTTTGCGGAGATATCTATGACGGGGAAAATCAAAGTGTCAAAGCACAGTCATTCTTTCGAGAACAGATGAAACGACTTCAAGCAGCACATATTCCGGTTTATCTTTTACACGGTAATCATGATTTTATGGGGAGAGACAGTTTAAGAATTCAGATGCCAGATAATGTCTCTATTTTTAAAACAGAGGTGGAAACCCAATTATTAACGACTGCCAGCCAAGAACGGGTTGCTATTAGTGGCTTTAGTTACCCATCACGTTGGGTGAAAGAGCGGATGATTAACCATTATCCGAGTCGGAAACGAGCAGTCGATTATCATATCGGTATGTTGCATGGTTTCTTTGAAGGATCCGCTTCAAAGGAGGATGTTTATGCGCCTTTTTCTATGGCGGATTTACTTGAACGCTCTTATGATTATTGGGCTTTAGGGCATATTCATAAGCGGGAAGTTTTGAACCAGCAGCCAATAGTAGCGTATTCAGGTAATACACAAGGGCGAAATCCGAATGAAAGTGGCGATAAGGGCGTTTATTTAGTTGAGTTGGAAAAAGGCAGCGAACCAACCATGACCTTTATCGAAACAGCTCCTATCGTTTGGAAAGAACAACAGTTGTCGTTGAAAGGATTATCTAGCTTACAAAGCGTTTACGCTGAAATTGAAGGCTGTTTAGAAAGAGCATCAGAAGCGAAGAAGACAGTCTTGTTATCGATTCGTTTCGATGATTATGATTGTCTCTCTAAAGACGTATTGGAACGAATTAAAGAGGGCGACTTGTTGGAAGGATTTAACCAACAGCAATCGGACAAAGGCATTTATCTCTACCATTTGTCGCTCAATCCGCTAAAGGAGCAATTTTTATTCCGTTATGATGAGGCCATGCAAGCTAGCTTTGAAAAAAGTGGTCATGCATTTAGGGAAAAGGACTACTTACAGACAATTTTACAAGACCTGTTTAAACATCCAAGTATGAGAGGTCGGTTTAGTGAGTTGGAACAGGACGAGGAGTTAGCTGAAACGATTATTCAATCGGCACGTAACTTATTGTTTGAAGACATTGCGTTTGAAGAAGGTGACGAAACAAGTTGA
- a CDS encoding ATP-binding protein, giving the protein MKIESIDIYGYGKWSQQTFDQLTDLQVFLGDNEAGKSTLSSFIQTIFFGFPSARKKDSNLYLPKQGDSYGGRLFLSGTRFGKVIVERMKDRNRGKAVLTYENGQQEVVDHLASYLLGVDRQTYELLYVFKIDRLLDLSRVKKEDLNRYLLGIGTSGSEQLLQIAEDYRKDAKKEFLPTGTKPPLNQKIKETENKWLQLQDAKAKNRDYEGLLVRAADIQDELAKLSQKQEKWEAENRDLSEAIRLNDYYLEWRQLEQEISAVDASHLPPNVRQRWEWLQEKIAEELNKQTALQEQEKQSLKELDDFSQAKWYRDHQAEWDSLNHAFTKISSAFNESLFLEKNRREEEAELILFKRAMGLQSEQMLQPLTAEKMQMAESLLEKEKQISHDLTDLNQAISQKESHLASLEMKIKELLAERWADGRFKDWQSKAEQGKADVQSNSLSIPMMVSFVVAIIATMIAIFAPALRLVAIGAAVLSVGAGVYFSKKAKVMTNHPTDEFNMADYIQQAALRERIKELTVEEQGEQESFIQLLNRQEELEMALEKEKDNQREWLNQAAYPLNFSLETVVREEPAQKIAEREQKLSAISEKQALIEASLDQWFEDADFIRQQLRLTHLSRSDFVGQFTELRQALILEENMAKHAEEKLAAITAQKADLEASLAKHLKERQDILEAAKVETEAEFYNLLHAKDQQAEQKRRQKFLDEQLHDKEALFKRYPDKEQALKRLANNKNHLVVIQEDIKRLQKEEVSCQHEIRLLEEGGTYSTLLQEYAVAETEMRDMIVDWAKKVVAAEWLEETLRYGKDDRLPLLLDDMTDYFVRLTAGNYRRIIFRKSGIKVQHASGTIYEPFELSQGTVEQLYIAMRFAFIKNTADIANLPILIDDGFVNFDSSRKATMYELMAELSQSIQVFFFTFDDTVGEIMSQEQINVLN; this is encoded by the coding sequence TTGAAAATTGAATCCATTGACATTTACGGCTACGGTAAGTGGTCACAACAGACATTCGATCAGCTAACTGATTTACAGGTTTTTCTTGGGGATAACGAGGCTGGTAAGAGTACCTTGTCTTCATTTATCCAAACTATCTTTTTTGGTTTTCCATCTGCCCGTAAGAAAGATAGCAATCTGTATCTGCCTAAACAAGGAGACAGCTATGGTGGCCGTTTGTTTCTCAGCGGCACACGGTTTGGCAAGGTGATTGTCGAACGGATGAAGGATCGTAATCGTGGTAAGGCAGTGCTTACCTATGAAAATGGGCAACAAGAAGTTGTCGATCATTTAGCCTCTTATTTGTTAGGTGTTGATCGTCAAACCTATGAGTTGCTCTATGTCTTTAAAATTGACCGTTTGCTGGATCTGTCTCGTGTTAAAAAAGAAGATTTGAACCGTTATTTATTAGGGATTGGCACTAGCGGCAGTGAACAGCTCTTACAAATTGCTGAAGATTACCGTAAAGATGCTAAAAAAGAATTTTTACCAACAGGAACGAAGCCGCCCCTTAATCAGAAAATTAAGGAAACGGAGAACAAATGGCTTCAATTGCAAGATGCGAAAGCAAAAAATCGCGATTATGAGGGCCTATTAGTAAGAGCAGCTGACATTCAAGATGAGCTAGCTAAGTTAAGTCAAAAGCAAGAAAAATGGGAAGCGGAAAATCGTGATTTAAGTGAAGCCATTCGTTTGAATGATTATTATCTAGAATGGCGCCAACTTGAACAAGAGATTTCAGCTGTGGATGCTAGTCATCTGCCACCCAATGTTCGTCAACGTTGGGAATGGCTGCAAGAAAAGATAGCTGAGGAATTAAACAAGCAAACTGCCTTGCAAGAGCAAGAAAAACAAAGTTTGAAAGAATTAGACGACTTCAGCCAAGCTAAGTGGTATCGTGACCATCAAGCCGAATGGGATAGTCTTAATCATGCTTTTACTAAAATTTCCAGCGCGTTCAATGAAAGTCTCTTTTTAGAAAAAAACCGCCGAGAAGAAGAGGCTGAGCTGATTCTCTTTAAGCGGGCAATGGGGCTTCAGTCAGAGCAAATGCTTCAGCCATTAACGGCAGAAAAAATGCAAATGGCAGAATCCTTACTTGAAAAAGAAAAACAGATTTCTCATGACTTAACTGATCTCAACCAAGCAATTAGTCAAAAAGAAAGTCATTTAGCTTCTTTAGAAATGAAGATAAAAGAACTTTTGGCTGAACGTTGGGCTGACGGTCGCTTTAAAGACTGGCAATCGAAAGCAGAACAAGGAAAGGCTGACGTGCAATCAAATAGCCTATCTATTCCGATGATGGTTAGTTTCGTAGTGGCGATTATCGCTACTATGATTGCTATTTTTGCGCCGGCACTACGACTGGTCGCGATTGGAGCTGCTGTACTTTCTGTTGGTGCAGGGGTTTATTTCTCTAAAAAAGCTAAGGTGATGACTAATCATCCAACTGATGAATTTAATATGGCTGATTACATTCAGCAAGCTGCTCTGAGAGAGCGGATCAAGGAATTGACAGTGGAGGAGCAAGGCGAACAGGAGAGCTTTATTCAACTGCTGAACCGCCAAGAAGAATTGGAAATGGCGCTTGAAAAGGAAAAAGATAATCAACGAGAGTGGCTCAATCAGGCGGCTTATCCGTTGAATTTTTCACTGGAAACGGTAGTAAGGGAAGAACCAGCTCAAAAAATTGCGGAGCGTGAGCAGAAGTTAAGTGCCATCAGTGAAAAGCAAGCTCTTATTGAGGCCAGCTTAGATCAATGGTTTGAAGACGCTGATTTTATTCGTCAGCAGCTACGCTTAACTCACCTATCTCGCAGTGATTTTGTCGGGCAGTTTACGGAGCTACGACAAGCGCTCATTTTAGAAGAAAATATGGCTAAGCATGCTGAAGAAAAGTTAGCGGCTATTACCGCACAAAAAGCGGATTTAGAAGCGAGTTTAGCTAAGCATCTGAAAGAACGACAGGATATTTTAGAAGCAGCTAAGGTCGAAACGGAAGCGGAATTTTATAACTTGCTTCATGCTAAAGACCAACAGGCTGAACAAAAGAGACGGCAGAAGTTTTTAGATGAGCAGCTGCATGATAAAGAGGCGCTATTCAAGCGTTATCCTGATAAAGAGCAAGCACTGAAGCGTCTGGCTAATAATAAGAATCATTTAGTTGTTATTCAAGAGGACATTAAACGGCTTCAAAAAGAAGAAGTCAGCTGCCAACATGAGATTCGTTTGCTTGAGGAGGGTGGCACTTATAGCACGCTTCTACAAGAGTACGCGGTTGCTGAAACAGAAATGCGCGACATGATTGTTGACTGGGCCAAAAAAGTAGTCGCGGCCGAATGGTTAGAGGAAACACTGCGTTACGGCAAGGATGATCGGCTACCATTATTATTAGATGATATGACGGATTACTTTGTCCGACTGACAGCAGGTAACTACCGCCGAATTATTTTTAGAAAATCAGGCATTAAGGTCCAACATGCAAGTGGAACAATTTATGAGCCGTTTGAATTATCGCAAGGAACAGTGGAGCAACTTTATATTGCCATGCGGTTTGCCTTTATTAAAAACACTGCTGATATCGCCAATTTACCCATTCTGATTGATGATGGCTTTGTGAATTTTGACAGCAGTCGAAAAGCAACTATGTATGAATTAATGGCGGAACTCAGCCAGTCTATCCAAGTTTTCTTTTTTACATTTGATGACACTGTCGGCGAAATAATGAGTCAAGAGCAAATCAATGTGCTAAACTAA